A single Actinomadura algeriensis DNA region contains:
- a CDS encoding DUF58 domain-containing protein: MLTPLGRGTAAASAVLYGAGWWLGYPEPATFGVAGLVAVAAAAVWTLPRPRLEVRREIAPAKVGRGEPATGVLHVTSAGRGVRGLSARDAAGAAEVAVDVPRLRAGATRTVSYALPTDRRGRIAVGPLRLVRADPLRLARRVREYGAPGTLLVRPRTVVLPPLPSGRAHHLEGPTSDRSPAGTATFHALREYVIGDELRHVHWKSSARTGTLMVRQLVDASLPTTAVVLEARPERWPEPDDFELAVDAAASVAAGAAAAGFPVKVLTGNGPVAETRGGPGDVEEILDRLTGVAAQECPRSTMDVVRRVRAGGSLIVVTPGEAELGRIAAVRGRFDRVVVLRVRPSGPVSAPPGVRVADVVELDDLPRTWRRLGAVR; encoded by the coding sequence AGCCCGCGACGTTCGGGGTCGCGGGGCTGGTCGCGGTCGCGGCCGCCGCGGTGTGGACGCTGCCGCGGCCGAGGCTGGAGGTCCGGCGGGAGATCGCCCCGGCGAAGGTCGGCCGGGGCGAGCCCGCGACGGGCGTCCTGCACGTGACGAGCGCGGGACGCGGCGTGCGGGGGCTCAGCGCGCGGGACGCGGCGGGCGCGGCGGAGGTCGCGGTGGACGTCCCGCGCCTGCGGGCGGGCGCGACCCGCACCGTGTCGTACGCGCTGCCGACGGACCGGCGCGGCCGGATCGCGGTCGGCCCGCTGCGGCTGGTGCGCGCCGACCCGCTGCGGCTGGCGCGGCGCGTCCGCGAGTACGGGGCGCCGGGGACGCTGCTGGTGCGCCCCCGGACGGTCGTGCTGCCGCCGCTGCCGTCGGGCCGCGCGCACCATCTGGAGGGCCCGACGAGCGACCGGTCCCCGGCGGGGACGGCGACGTTCCACGCGCTGCGCGAGTACGTGATCGGGGACGAGCTGCGGCACGTGCACTGGAAGTCGTCGGCCCGGACGGGCACGCTGATGGTGCGGCAGCTCGTGGACGCGAGCCTGCCGACGACCGCGGTCGTCCTGGAGGCGCGGCCGGAGCGCTGGCCGGAGCCGGACGACTTCGAGCTGGCGGTCGACGCGGCGGCGAGCGTCGCGGCGGGGGCCGCGGCGGCGGGGTTCCCGGTCAAGGTGCTGACGGGGAACGGGCCGGTCGCCGAGACGCGCGGCGGCCCGGGCGATGTGGAGGAGATCCTCGACCGGCTTACGGGCGTCGCGGCGCAGGAGTGCCCGCGATCCACGATGGACGTGGTGCGCCGTGTGCGCGCGGGCGGTTCGCTGATCGTTGTAACTCCGGGCGAAGCCGAACTGGGCAGGATTGCCGCGGTCCGGGGCCGTTTCGACCGGGTGGTGGTGCTTCGCGTTCGCCCGTCCGGTCCGGTGTCCGCGCCGCCCGGCGTCCGGGTCGCCGACGTCGTCGAGCTGGACGACCTGCCGCGGACCTGGCGCCGCCTGGGGGCCGTCCGATGA